The following nucleotide sequence is from Puntigrus tetrazona isolate hp1 chromosome 12, ASM1883169v1, whole genome shotgun sequence.
CTGCTGCTGAAAAATGCTTTCccttactgaaataaatagcCATAAATGTGTTCCTTACTTATATATTTGCTGGGCCTTTTCTTTCATTGTCTCTGCAGCACCCCATTTCAAATCCTCACATGCCTCCCAGAAGGCAAGATTCTCACCTATTCATCAATCAAATTCACAGTCTTCTCCAATAAATAATATCCATTGCATTTTTGAATATGAACATCAACAATTAAACTGCATTCTTAAAATAGAGCAGACGAAAAACCAACAAATCACCAAATAAGTCTAATGCCAACATGTTAGCATCTACTGGAGCAAGATTAGAAAAATGCATACCACTGAACTCTTTTTTAAGGAAAAGGCGGAAATCTGCCCTTCCCCGAGGGTCCATAAGCAGTTCTCCAAAGCTGAAAGTCCAGCGCTCCACCCTCATTTTAGTAGAGGTCTCAACACTGTATGAACCAAGCACgcaatatttaatcaaatagtATAACTAAGCAAAAACAAGTTTTTGCTGAGATAAAATGTTTGTATCCGGCTCACTTTGGCATGTTGAGGGTCCAATATGTAACATCATCTGTTAACCAGGGGTTGCTTGGGAGGCAGGCGTGGAGAAAAGGGTCATGCTCTTTGTATGTTGTTGTGTACTTAACAAGTCtgcaaaaaattacaataaaatgaaaaattatattcttaaaatattattacaatgcattacatatatgtaatataaccgtattaaaatattttgatatatttactatctatttttttacatacaggATTCTACCCATAACATAAGTTATATCACAGTAACATACGCTCCAATTGACACCGACGACTTCACCCTTGGTCTCATGATACACTGCTGAGTGAACATAATCTGCAAGAAAACACAATCATTTATTGATCATAAACCAACAATTTATCATCACTTTTTGCATCTAAATATCTGTTCTAGTTAAAGTTCTTTGTTACTCACAATTCTTCTGAAGTagtcagatgtttttttctgtaaacaatTTTAGAAGCAATTTAAGTGCACAGAAAGAAAGTGGTGACTCATACTAAAGTAcagttttaaaagcaaaagataGACATCTGAGCACGTTTGGGTTAAGAGTCTGAAGAGAGAGCGAACATGGTCTCTAGGTGGACTTgcaatgtctttttaaaaaaacatgcactcaTATTTCTATTAAACCCAAGTCCAACCAATTTTAGGATCTTTTAAGTGTGTGCTTTCATTTTGTAGTCATCTGCTGTTTCTTGTTGTGTGTCTCCACAGATAAGTTTAGGAATCAAATCTGTAGGAAAGCAAGAGAGAAGCGGTATAAGACAAAGCTATTTTATTGAATACAGTCAGACCTTTGCAGTGGCAAGCAGTCAGattatgttcatttaaatcCTATTGAATATAAGCTGACATACTAGAAATATCCTTGATAAGCCTAGCACAACAGCCTCTCGTCACAAACAGAATCTCAGCAGTAGTATCtgttaatgtttatatacagCTCATGTTTTATTACACGATTATTTAACAGACCTAGTATACGTGTATTTAATCTCTTTAGAATTTCCGATCATTTTTCACACATACCTTTACCTCCTCAATATTGGGGTCCACCATCCTGTCGTGTCCATAGTCCATGGCACTAACTGTTCCCGGCTGTTGAGAGGAAATAGCACAAAGTCACTTTGCAAGAAAATATGTCGCTTTAATTGACCTTATATACTCAGCctataactataaagataactcACCGGTGGCCGATGTACAACCCAGTAGGCCCGTTCCTGACAGTCAAAGACCACCCGGTCTGGCTTCTTCCTCTCCTTACCCGCCCTACACAAAAAGCAATGTGTCTTTTACAGGGTtggccaaaattattagaacacctgacaaatctaaaaatattgagCTCTGTGCCTCCAAAATACGATTTCATAATGTTGGTTGCTCTGAGCACAACAAATAGCAGatgaaatgaatacaattttagCTGTGTCTTGTGCAAGGTAGTGACGTTTGgttggcaaaataaatgttgtaaattCAAATCAGAGTCTCCTCTGTGTCTGGAATGGATGTATTCTTGACAAGGTAACAATAACATAATACGATAACCTTGTTTGAAATGGGTTTGGCTAAAAGAAAATGTTGGTTTCGTCTATGCTACTAGGTGCTTCTAACCTCCTATAATAACTGGGTTAAATAGAACTGTATTGAGGAGCAGACTTCAGCCAGtccatcatttttaatgttccAGTAGATTCCTTGCATTGCAGGTAATTCTGGCAATAGTTTGTTTTATGGATATTGTTACGCCCAATTCAACAAAAACTACTGAAACCTCTTAAAATTGTCAAGGGTTCTAATcattttggccaccactgtatATGCCGAAATAAATAgctatatacataaaatacacactGCCTGGCCAAAAActtgttgttttgatttaaataagcaaatacaGAAGGGAGgtctattttttttgcagtgattaATATATTTTCGGCAGCAATTCTTTTAACCCCAACTTATGCGGCGtgcagctttttttgtttgaaaaagtaCCTAGGATGACAACGACCAGATTCATTGGGCTCATTGTGACAGAGTGATTCAGAAAGCATGAGAAATCATTTTCACACATGAACTGGTCACCATAGAGTCCTGTGTCCAAAACCCTTCATCTTCGAGATGTGCTGGAGTCTGACTAGCCCATTGTTAATACAAAATCTCAGCCAAAAATTAATGCAGCTcttgatgaaaataaatgtggtGTTGCATAAGGTTTTTGGAACAATGCCACTACAAATACACAAAGTCATCGAAGCTAAAAGCTGTCACACAAAGTATTAGAGTGTGCACTTTTGGCCAGGCGGTGTATGGCTGAGCaagaaaaatattcaataaCACTCACAAACTTGTGTATACACATATTGACAGAGCcatgataaataataaacattctgcaatatttaaagtaaaccGTGACCCACCTGTACTGCTCTTTGGCCTGCATTACAATAAAATCCCACTTGTGATTCATCCATTTGTAAAGATTGTTGTACTGTTCCTGAATAGAGAAACATACGAATATTATACGTAGTTTTGTAATTTGTCATGCAATTACAGCGAGTTCCTCTTCATCTGCATTACCACACAGGAtttcagaaaaactgaaatgtgcTTAATGCATGACGATAAAGAATAAGACATTCGGTTACCTGTTCATACAGCTCCAACATCCCTTTCTTGCGTATATTTCTCTTTGCCAGGTAAATTGCTGGAAATACATGTATAAACATCTGACCTTGCCAATGAAAGCCAATTTAAAGATGTGATATGACTCAACATGAAAGCAATTTATCACATTCTTTATCTCAGACAGCTGTTTGAAGAATAATGAATAACCTCACTGTGAATTATTGCTATGACAACCCATCAGCGAGCATAAAACATGAAAGATGACTACACACCATAGTCTGTGTCTTCCACCGGCCACTGCTGCGCGGGCCAAAAATATGGGGTCTGGAAGGAGGAATGTATAGAGATAGGAATGGAAAAGCATAACATATGGAAGGAAGAACTCTTGTACGCTCAACCAGGCTGAtcaatagcaataaaataagTAGCGTTACAAAATATTATCTCAGCTGCTttctactgtaatatattttgaaatgtttataatttctGTAATaggcaaagctacattttggcaaacattactccggtcttcacatgatcattcaaaaatgatttgataAATGCTAATCAAagcataataatattatgaaagcTCAAGAAAGctttctgattattaaaaaaaaatgtaaacagctATGTTTTCGTTCAAActgtaatatatgtttgtgaGTTACCTGAAAGCGGTACAGGGATGTGTCTGGTTTAAGGATAAGTCTCTTATGATCTTGTAATGGATAGATGTACCCAAACGCTACCATCATGGTCCCCATAGCTCGGGCCTCTATGCATTTACAGTGAGAAAGTTATGCTAGACCCAAATGAACAGTACAGCATCTCACGCCATCAGATTGCATAGTTCTAGACGATCTGGAGTGGGATGTATTcttttctgaattattttattacttaaaaaaactatttacttgACTTTCTGACTTACCTGTAGCATCTATTTTGAATCGATTAACGATCCATGCAACAATATCTTCCCCTGAAAGAAGAACGTATGGAATAAACATATTAACagttacagtaaaacatttcagaGTAATAAAAGACTGCATCAGTGGGTGGGAAGGTTCAGATTGAACGTGCCCACCAGGAGTCATCAGCAAAAACACAGTTGTGTGTTATAGTTaacaaaactacacaaaaatacatacaaattaataattaaatgaataaaaaaatataataaaaagtcaaacaattatttcagctagttgcctaAGATTTCTCGTTTTCATTTAACGATGCACTATActaaaataatggaaaaaaaaatctatggagacataactgaaaaaaaatgaaaacagaagacatacaaataaaaactatctgaataataataaaaactattatctCAATGATACCAGAATGGAACTAGGAAAGCATCCTGGCAGCCAGTCAATACTAACATGagcatttatgaaatataataaactgaaaaaaattaaagccGAAGTGTGCAGTTTCTCTGCTATGAGTGTTACttagcagaacaaaaaaaaattaaacatgttttttaaacaatctttgtaaatgtttcttttacgTATCAGTCCTCCCAACATCCTAAAAAGAGCTCTAACAAAAGTGAAGGCATGTCTTAATAAAAGGTCCAACATATTAGGAATACTTTTAACCGGAAGTTTAACTTCAATAACAAACTCGCAGGTTTCTCATAATGATTTAAACACAAACTTTCCATCGAATTTAAAAtccatctttttaaaaaaacagctaatgTTTACCCTCGCTGTACCGCAATGTGTGGTATTTTTATAGAACATTTAATTGTAGATTGATCAGTCTTCCAAGACACTTTCAACCAGtatatcaaaaaaatgtataacttaTATAAGAGTACATGCAAAATAGAAACGCTGAATTGTAAGTAAAAATGGAGGAATGGAATAATAACaaagtatataatttataggtcaatcatttatatgtatttatttttaaatgagatattcataaagaaaattaaaggaaaaacaacAGTTAGTATTGGACACGATACAAAGGTGCGTTCTCAAAATAGGTATCGCGCTATGACTCGGCGCACCACTGTGTGTCCTGCTGAGGCTCTCGTGATAGGAGACTAATGAGAAGATCTCTGCAGGGGTGAATCTGAGTGGCTTCATTAGTGTCTGCTAGCCCGAGGAGCAAACCAGATCATTTCAATgaatttttaactaaaaaccTCAGGTGTCTTTCCACTATATGAATTAAATCAAAACTGCTGTGAATAATCTGAGGCTCCAATTAAGTTTAAGCAATGACAAATTTAACTTTAATCGTATGCCACGTAGCTGGCTGACAGCATTAAGACCGCCGGTGAAGATTACAAGAGCTCTCCTCCCCGAAACCATGCAGCCTAGAGGAGAGAGTCATTGCAGCCAGCTGCTCAGAGGTTGTCATGGCAATAGATTCTTCAGTCTCAGACCCACATAATGCATGGACCGCGTTGATGACTAGCACCCCCGAAGAGTAATCTAACTGCAGAAATCAATACAAATGAGTAGGTGAGCCtactatttttaattacaaatgccGTGTCTTACGTCTCGTGGTTTTTATCAGCTCGAAACCTGCAAAGTTTGGCTCTTGAGTAATAGGCGCTGGCTAGCAGCTATTACCAAGAATCTCACCTGTTATAGCATGTGGGATGGTGGTGATTACAAGCCTCTGGGTCTGAGATTTCACTCCAGTTTTGGGGTCCTGCATCTCCAACACCACATTCTCCACCTATAATGGAACAAATGtgatatgtacagtataaaaaaacgTCTCTTTTCTACCTTGTGGCAGCCTGTGTGCACGTCTCACTAAACTATTCCACCGTGAAGTCAGCCCTGCTGGTTTACGGTCTGAAGGGGCTGCTGCTGACCTCTTTGAAATATGCTCTGTGATTGATTTGTGACTCAGCTGTTTGAAGTTTTCTTGCTTTGTCAGGGTCTCTGGCTTTTGAAGACTGTTTCTGCACCGTGGTCTGGATCACAGAAAGCTCTTGGCTGAGTTATTGGGTCATTACTATCTGTGCATTGGCAAAGAGCAAAGCAATGCGCTAATAAAACATATTCTAGTGGATAACACTGTGGGGGATCACTTCAAGCAGACAGTTTGAAGTATCATAGTGATAAAATAGGGACTGCATTATATGAGAGGCTCATGGCAAAGCCAGACTAATACCATTAGCACACAGTGTCCTTACTTGAGAGTAAGCTGCTGATAAACAGTTAACACTTACACTATTACACTGTTTTGATTCATGTCATAGCATTTTTacagttaatttaaaatgtaacaatttatttaatttcacaattaTGTAATGAGTTTACATTTGATtgagtttttatcattttaaagtggTTGAAAAGTTTGACTTTGACAccagtttcatttttgttatttagtgAAGcaattaattgaattgaattgaatatttatccaaattatatatatatatatatatatatatatatatatatatatatatatatatgtgtgtgtgtgtgtgtgtgtgtgtgtgtgtgtgtgttattattattattattttggacaATGTTGGTGGTGAATCACCactaagtaataataaaaatgcattttgtaactgaaaaaacaaaacaaaatatagaaagcggtaaaaactaaatcaatgTACATGGAGTGTTGAATCAAAAAATTCTGATCTGAAAACAATGTAGGAACAATTTAtgttatgtatgtaaataaataaataaataaaataaataaaattaaaaactaacaaaaaagacaaacgcaatttaatgtaaaattttaattgatttaattgaaaAGTTCCTCTGTGACCAAAACAAGGGCAGTGTTCGCACActcttaaaatgatttgtttctgtTCCAGGTaacaacaattttatttatttctttttttttggcatatgcGGGACTCCTTAATATTCTGAATGGATGGAATCACCGTTGAAAGTGAAATTGACAGCCCGCACCACTACATGATAATGAGGATTAAAGTAATAACACCG
It contains:
- the rgs9b gene encoding regulator of G-protein signaling 9b isoform X2 → MTIRNVRDHGQRYRPRMACLKKVENVVLEMQDPKTGVKSQTQRLVITTIPHAITGEDIVAWIVNRFKIDATEARAMGTMMVAFGYIYPLQDHKRLILKPDTSLYRFQTPYFWPAQQWPVEDTDYAIYLAKRNIRKKGMLELYEQEQYNNLYKWMNHKWDFIVMQAKEQYRAGKERKKPDRVVFDCQERAYWVVHRPPPGTVSAMDYGHDRMVDPNIEEKKTSDYFRRIIMFTQQCIMRPRVKSSVSIGALVKYTTTYKEHDPFLHACLPSNPWLTDDVTYWTLNMPNVETSTKMRVERWTFSFGELLMDPRGRADFRLFLKKEFSGENLAFWEACEDLKWGAAETMKEKAQQIYKTFLARGAPRWINIDGKTMDITVKGLAHPHRYVLDAAQTHIYMLMKKDSYGRYLKSPVFKETQKKAIAPEPHRFTETQLEQNAKRRRPSLSPIILRQQEEEQKAKLAASGPVDITQVMSKLEKKQKN
- the rgs9b gene encoding regulator of G-protein signaling 9b isoform X1; translated protein: MTIRNVRDHGQRYRPRMACLKKVENVVLEMQDPKTGVKSQTQRLVITTIPHAITGEDIVAWIVNRFKIDATEARAMGTMMVAFGYIYPLQDHKRLILKPDTSLYRFQTPYFWPAQQWPVEDTDYAIYLAKRNIRKKGMLELYEQEQYNNLYKWMNHKWDFIVMQAKEQYRAGKERKKPDRVVFDCQERAYWVVHRPPPGTVSAMDYGHDRMVDPNIEEKKTSDYFRRIIMFTQQCIMRPRVKSSVSIGALVKYTTTYKEHDPFLHACLPSNPWLTDDVTYWTLNMPNVETSTKMRVERWTFSFGELLMDPRGRADFRLFLKKEFSGENLAFWEACEDLKWGAAETMKEKAQQIYKTFLARGAPRWINIDGKTMDITVKGLAHPHRYVLDAAQTHIYMLMKKDSYGRYLKSPVFKETQKKAIAPEPHRFTETQLEQNAKRRRPSLSPIILRQQEEEQKAKLAASGPVDITQLCRFTAPVPHLAVYTGICEAQSTASPGLMTLPNSAACPSPISVAIDSTPASERRFDGNGGPSSSHFPSIAEASVSEEENQPPATKSRVALSLSRLLRRGCNAPSVFASLSPKCAVASGGGKVQPLGVEPLAQPQPRRIANFFQIKVDIPPECRIYPIDSEDEEDDSPDTARGGVKEIICPWETVTKQDGAG